In a single window of the Pseudomonas oryzihabitans genome:
- a CDS encoding FAD-dependent oxidoreductase, producing the protein MAERLNNDFQFIEVGRKDPKKKLLRQRKKEFVEIHDPFKPQQAAEQAHRCLGCGNPYCEWKCPVHNFIPNWLKLVSEGNILAAAELAHQTNTLPEVCGRVCPQDRLCEGACTLNDGFGAVTIGSVEKYITDTAFAMGWRPDMSKVKPTGKRVAVIGAGPAGLGCADILVRNGVTPVVFDKHPEIGGLLTFGIPEFKLEKTVLSRRREVFGGMGVEFRLNTEVGKDVTMDQLLEEFDAVFLGMGTYTYMKGGFPGEDLPGVHDALDFLVANVNRNLGFEKDAADFVDMKGKRVVVLGGGDTAMDCNRTSIRQGAKSVTCAYRRDAANMPGSRKEVKNAKEEGVKFLFNRQPIAIIGEDKVEGVKVVETRLGEPDARGRRSPEPIPGSEEILPADAVVIAFGFRPSPAPWFEQFNIDLDSQGRVVAPGLHEFKHQTSNPKIFAGGDMVRGSDLVVTAIFEGRNAAEGILDYLGV; encoded by the coding sequence ATGGCTGAACGTCTGAACAACGACTTCCAGTTCATCGAGGTCGGTCGCAAGGATCCGAAGAAGAAGCTGCTGCGCCAGCGCAAGAAGGAATTCGTCGAGATCCACGATCCCTTCAAGCCGCAGCAGGCCGCCGAGCAGGCGCACCGCTGCCTGGGTTGCGGCAACCCCTATTGCGAATGGAAGTGCCCGGTGCACAACTTCATTCCCAACTGGCTCAAGCTGGTGTCCGAAGGCAATATCCTGGCGGCGGCGGAGTTGGCGCACCAGACCAACACCCTGCCCGAGGTCTGTGGTCGCGTCTGCCCGCAGGATCGTCTCTGCGAGGGTGCCTGCACCCTCAACGACGGCTTTGGCGCGGTGACCATCGGCTCGGTGGAGAAGTACATCACCGACACCGCCTTCGCCATGGGCTGGCGTCCGGACATGTCCAAGGTCAAGCCTACCGGCAAGCGTGTTGCCGTGATCGGCGCCGGTCCGGCCGGGCTGGGCTGCGCCGACATCCTGGTGCGTAACGGTGTGACCCCGGTGGTGTTCGACAAGCATCCCGAGATCGGTGGCCTGCTGACCTTCGGCATCCCCGAATTCAAGCTGGAAAAGACCGTGCTCAGTCGCCGTCGCGAAGTCTTCGGCGGCATGGGCGTGGAATTCCGCCTGAACACCGAAGTGGGCAAGGACGTGACCATGGATCAGCTGCTCGAGGAATTCGATGCGGTCTTCCTGGGCATGGGCACCTACACCTACATGAAGGGTGGCTTCCCCGGCGAAGATCTGCCTGGCGTGCACGACGCCCTGGATTTCCTGGTGGCCAACGTCAATCGCAACCTGGGCTTCGAAAAGGATGCGGCCGACTTCGTCGACATGAAGGGCAAGCGCGTGGTGGTCCTGGGGGGTGGTGACACCGCCATGGACTGCAATCGCACCTCCATTCGCCAGGGCGCCAAGAGCGTGACCTGCGCCTATCGCCGCGACGCCGCCAACATGCCCGGCTCGCGCAAGGAAGTGAAGAACGCCAAGGAAGAAGGCGTGAAATTCCTCTTCAATCGCCAGCCCATTGCCATCATCGGCGAGGACAAGGTGGAAGGCGTCAAGGTGGTGGAGACCCGTCTGGGTGAGCCGGACGCCCGTGGCCGCCGCAGCCCCGAGCCGATCCCCGGCTCCGAGGAGATCCTGCCGGCCGATGCAGTGGTCATCGCCTTTGGTTTCCGCCCAAGTCCCGCGCCCTGGTTCGAGCAGTTCAACATCGACCTCGACAGCCAGGGCCGCGTCGTCGCGCCGGGGCTGCACGAGTTCAAGCACCAGACCAGCAACCCGAAGATCTTTGCCGGTGGCGACATGGTGCGTGGCTCCGACCTGGTGGTGACCGCCATCTTCGAAGGCCGCAACGCCGCCGAGGGCATCCTCGACTACCTGGGCGTCTGA
- the ptsP gene encoding phosphoenolpyruvate--protein phosphotransferase: MLAVLRKIVQEVNAAKDLGSALSIIVQRVRAAMQSQVCSVYLLDPDTNRFVLMATEGLNKKSIGRVSMAPNEGLVGLVGTREEPLNLEDAASHPRFRYFAETGEERYASFLGAPIIHHRRVMGVLVVQQKERRQFDEGEEAFLVTMSAQLSGVIAHAEATGTIRGLDRQGKGIQEARFVGIPGSPGVGVGKAVVVLPPADLEVVPDKTVTDIDAELQLFRTALEGVRADMKALSKRLSTQLRKEEQALFDVYLMMLDDAALGNEVTTIIKSGQWAQGALRQVVMEHVQRFELMDDAYLRERAADVRDLGRRLLAYLQQAHQACLIYPENTILVSEELSPAMLGEVPEGRLVGLISVLGSGNSHVAILARAMGVPTVMGAVDLPYSKVDGIDLIVDGYHGEIFTNPSPTLIKQYGDVVEEERQLTQGLDALRSLPCETLDGHRMPLWVNTGLMADVARAQQRGAEGVGLYRTEVPFMVNERFPSEKEQLSIYREQLAAFHPAPVTMRTLDVGGDKALSYFPIKEDNPFLGWRGIRVTLDHPEIFLVQTRAMLKASEGLNNLRIMLPMISGVHEVEESQHLLHRAWCEVRDEGVDIPMPPVGVMVEVPSAVYQARDLARQVDFISVGSNDLTQYLLAVDRNNPRVADLYDYFHPAVLQALQQVVDGAHAEGVPVSICGEMAGDPAAAVLLMGMGFDTLSMNATNLPKVKWLLRQVTLEKARELVQQMRQIDNPQVIHSALHLALRNLGLGRVINPAASVQS, translated from the coding sequence ATGCTTGCAGTTCTGCGCAAGATCGTCCAGGAGGTCAATGCCGCCAAGGATCTGGGGTCGGCACTGTCCATCATCGTGCAGCGCGTCCGCGCGGCCATGCAGTCGCAGGTCTGCTCCGTCTATCTGCTGGATCCGGATACCAATCGTTTCGTGCTGATGGCCACCGAAGGCCTGAACAAGAAATCCATCGGCCGGGTCAGCATGGCGCCCAACGAAGGCCTGGTCGGCCTGGTCGGGACGCGTGAAGAGCCGCTCAACCTCGAAGACGCCGCCAGCCACCCGCGCTTCCGCTATTTCGCTGAAACCGGTGAGGAACGTTATGCGTCCTTCCTCGGCGCACCCATCATTCACCACCGACGCGTCATGGGCGTGCTGGTGGTGCAGCAGAAGGAACGTCGTCAGTTCGACGAGGGCGAGGAAGCCTTCCTGGTCACCATGAGCGCCCAGCTGTCCGGGGTGATCGCCCATGCCGAGGCCACCGGGACCATTCGTGGTCTGGATCGGCAGGGCAAGGGGATCCAGGAAGCGCGCTTCGTCGGCATTCCCGGCTCGCCCGGGGTCGGCGTCGGCAAGGCGGTGGTGGTCCTGCCGCCAGCCGACCTGGAAGTGGTCCCCGACAAGACGGTGACCGACATCGACGCCGAGCTGCAGCTGTTCCGCACCGCGCTGGAAGGCGTACGGGCGGACATGAAGGCGCTCTCCAAGCGGCTGTCCACCCAGCTGCGCAAGGAAGAGCAGGCGCTGTTCGACGTCTACCTGATGATGCTCGACGACGCCGCCCTCGGTAACGAGGTGACCACCATCATCAAGAGTGGCCAGTGGGCCCAGGGCGCCCTGCGCCAGGTGGTGATGGAGCACGTCCAGCGCTTCGAGCTGATGGACGACGCCTATCTGCGCGAACGGGCCGCCGATGTGCGAGACCTGGGCCGCCGGCTGCTCGCCTATCTGCAACAGGCGCACCAGGCCTGCCTGATCTATCCGGAAAACACCATCCTGGTCAGCGAGGAACTCTCGCCGGCCATGCTGGGCGAGGTGCCCGAGGGGCGTCTGGTCGGCCTGATCTCGGTACTGGGTTCGGGCAACTCCCACGTGGCCATCCTGGCGCGCGCCATGGGCGTGCCCACCGTCATGGGCGCGGTGGACCTGCCGTATTCCAAGGTGGACGGCATCGACCTCATTGTCGATGGCTACCACGGCGAGATCTTCACCAACCCTTCGCCGACGCTGATCAAGCAGTATGGCGACGTGGTGGAGGAGGAGCGCCAGCTGACCCAGGGCCTCGATGCCCTGCGCAGTCTGCCCTGCGAGACCCTCGACGGCCATCGCATGCCGCTGTGGGTCAACACCGGCCTGATGGCCGACGTGGCCCGTGCCCAGCAGCGCGGGGCCGAAGGGGTCGGGCTGTATCGCACCGAAGTCCCCTTCATGGTCAACGAGCGTTTTCCCAGCGAAAAGGAGCAGCTCTCGATCTACCGTGAGCAGCTGGCCGCCTTCCATCCGGCGCCGGTGACCATGCGCACCCTGGATGTCGGCGGTGACAAGGCGCTGTCCTATTTCCCGATCAAGGAAGACAACCCCTTCCTGGGCTGGCGCGGTATCCGCGTCACCCTGGATCATCCGGAAATCTTCCTGGTACAGACCCGCGCCATGCTCAAGGCCAGCGAGGGGCTGAACAACCTGCGCATCATGCTGCCGATGATCTCCGGTGTGCACGAGGTAGAGGAATCCCAGCACCTCTTGCACCGCGCCTGGTGCGAAGTACGCGACGAAGGCGTCGACATTCCCATGCCGCCCGTGGGTGTGATGGTCGAGGTGCCCTCGGCGGTCTACCAGGCCCGCGATCTGGCGCGCCAGGTGGATTTCATCTCGGTGGGCTCCAATGACCTGACCCAGTACCTGCTGGCGGTGGACCGTAACAATCCGCGGGTGGCCGATCTCTACGACTACTTCCACCCTGCGGTGCTGCAGGCGTTGCAACAGGTGGTCGATGGCGCCCATGCCGAAGGAGTGCCGGTGAGCATCTGCGGCGAAATGGCTGGCGATCCGGCGGCGGCGGTGCTGCTCATGGGCATGGGCTTCGACACCCTGTCGATGAACGCCACCAACCTGCCCAAGGTGAAATGGCTGCTGCGCCAGGTCACCCTGGAGAAGGCCCGGGAGCTGGTGCAGCAGATGCGCCAGATCGACAACCCCCAGGTCATCCACAGCGCCTTGCATCTGGCCTTGCGTAACCTCGGACTGGGCCGGGTGATCAACCCGGCGGCCAGCGTCCAGAGCTGA
- a CDS encoding Ldh family oxidoreductase, whose amino-acid sequence MAQMTPEELQQLAEEVLAAQGFSQPQGAAIAAMMVAGQRDDCASHGIYRLLGIVKTLKAGKVVPDAVPRVEDVAPAIVRVDAGGGFSPLAFHAGLPLLDAKARTCGLAALAINNCVHFSALWVEMEALTARGLVALACNPTQAYVAPAGGRRPLFGTNPIAFGWPRPEGQPFVFDFATSAVARGEIELHRRASKALPEGWGVDAEGAPSNDARTVLEEGAMLTFGGHKGSALSAMIELLAGPLIGDLTSPESSAFDAGAGGLPYHGELILAFDPQRFLGAAVADYQQRAEQLFAGIEAQGARLPSQRRYAARALNTTRGWLEVPDEMLAEVRALLPG is encoded by the coding sequence ATGGCCCAGATGACCCCGGAAGAGCTGCAGCAACTGGCCGAGGAGGTGCTCGCGGCCCAGGGTTTCAGTCAACCGCAGGGCGCGGCTATCGCCGCCATGATGGTGGCCGGCCAGCGCGATGACTGTGCCTCCCACGGCATCTACCGACTGCTGGGCATCGTCAAGACGCTGAAGGCCGGCAAGGTGGTGCCGGATGCCGTTCCCCGCGTCGAGGACGTGGCACCGGCCATCGTCCGGGTCGATGCCGGGGGTGGCTTCTCGCCGCTGGCCTTTCACGCCGGTCTGCCACTGCTCGATGCCAAGGCGCGCACCTGCGGCCTGGCGGCCCTGGCGATCAACAACTGCGTGCATTTCTCGGCGCTCTGGGTGGAAATGGAAGCCCTTACCGCCCGCGGCCTGGTGGCTCTGGCGTGCAATCCCACCCAGGCCTATGTCGCTCCGGCGGGTGGGCGGCGGCCGCTGTTCGGCACCAATCCCATCGCCTTCGGCTGGCCACGGCCGGAAGGGCAGCCCTTCGTCTTCGACTTCGCCACCAGTGCGGTGGCTCGCGGCGAAATCGAATTGCATCGTCGCGCCAGCAAGGCCCTGCCCGAGGGCTGGGGAGTGGATGCCGAGGGCGCCCCGAGCAACGATGCCCGCACCGTGCTGGAGGAGGGCGCCATGCTGACCTTTGGTGGCCACAAGGGCTCGGCGCTGTCGGCCATGATCGAGTTGCTCGCCGGACCGCTGATCGGCGATCTCACTAGTCCGGAGTCCTCGGCCTTCGACGCCGGAGCGGGCGGATTGCCCTATCACGGCGAACTCATCCTGGCCTTCGATCCCCAGCGGTTTCTCGGCGCGGCGGTGGCCGACTATCAGCAGCGTGCCGAACAGCTGTTCGCCGGCATTGAGGCCCAGGGCGCCCGCTTGCCGTCGCAGCGCCGCTATGCGGCGCGCGCTCTTAATACCACCCGTGGCTGGCTGGAGGTGCCGGACGAAATGCTCGCCGAGGTGCGGGCGCTGCTGCCCGGCTGA
- a CDS encoding YfhL family 4Fe-4S dicluster ferredoxin has translation MSLIITDDCINCDVCEPECPNGAISQGTEIYVIDPNLCTECVGHYDEPQCQQVCPVDCIPLDENHVETKEQLHDKYLKISGQA, from the coding sequence ATGTCCCTCATCATTACCGACGATTGCATCAACTGCGACGTGTGCGAGCCCGAGTGCCCGAACGGCGCCATTTCCCAGGGCACGGAGATCTACGTGATCGATCCGAACCTGTGCACCGAGTGCGTGGGGCACTACGACGAACCCCAATGCCAGCAGGTCTGCCCGGTGGACTGCATCCCTCTCGACGAGAACCACGTCGAGACCAAGGAGCAGCTGCACGACAAGTATCTGAAGATCAGCGGCCAAGCTTAA
- a CDS encoding MFS transporter: MYADDTDRPHHRGLLLLSITLMVLVYFLDNLSIALANRYVYGGLGIDQRSYSLATACYSAAVIVTSAPHQWFAQRLGYRNLIFTAVGIHLVGQVCCLVASDLPTFIVGRVLMGAGAATFFAGARVLVQMYFSGPQLPTGIRAFASGVPLGGALASFTTAELLEGHQWRAIFLVPALACGLVALGAWLSLPRRSHPLENSGAPSLLSMMLLAGGSLLLTTTTQRLAFDFFSDGLWLALELLLGVAILGLYVYYERGLARPTLDFKHAITPGFLAGMLFMMLNYFLLGAYNFIIPQYVVNGLQLPVYTAGGVMALGWLCGLAPLLMITSVRLRERFPWGGFRKYLVAGYLLLAGYGFWMVRQHADVPLYQQLVPGLMMHGTYLIGTFAVIIMYTFMRVEPAYFSQAYQIKNMTQQLVMPMGIVLSNVFLQWRDAFHASVLSASVNPYAQTYQAYEERYRQATGADSALAQISSLVTRQSQVLGYLDYFWLVGWIGLALAVYMAVQRHFR; the protein is encoded by the coding sequence ATGTACGCCGACGACACCGATCGCCCCCATCACCGCGGCCTGCTGCTGCTGAGCATCACCCTCATGGTGCTGGTGTACTTTCTCGACAATCTCTCCATCGCCCTGGCCAATCGCTATGTCTACGGCGGCCTGGGCATCGACCAGCGCAGCTACAGCCTGGCAACCGCCTGCTACAGTGCCGCCGTCATCGTCACCAGCGCCCCGCACCAGTGGTTCGCCCAGCGCCTGGGCTATCGCAACCTGATCTTCACCGCCGTCGGCATCCACCTGGTCGGCCAGGTGTGCTGCCTGGTCGCGAGCGATCTGCCGACCTTCATCGTCGGTCGGGTACTGATGGGTGCCGGCGCCGCCACCTTCTTTGCCGGGGCGCGGGTACTGGTGCAGATGTATTTCTCCGGTCCCCAGTTGCCGACCGGCATTCGTGCCTTTGCCTCGGGCGTGCCCCTGGGGGGTGCGCTGGCCTCCTTTACCACCGCGGAATTGCTGGAAGGCCATCAGTGGCGCGCCATCTTCTTGGTGCCGGCGCTGGCCTGTGGGTTGGTCGCGCTAGGTGCCTGGCTGTCGCTACCCCGGCGCTCCCATCCGCTGGAGAATTCCGGCGCCCCCTCGCTGCTGTCCATGATGCTGCTGGCCGGTGGCAGCCTGCTGCTGACCACCACCACCCAGCGGCTGGCCTTCGACTTCTTCAGCGACGGCCTATGGCTGGCGCTGGAGCTGCTGTTGGGAGTCGCCATCCTCGGGCTGTACGTCTATTACGAGCGAGGCCTCGCGCGGCCGACCCTGGACTTCAAGCACGCCATCACCCCCGGGTTTCTCGCCGGCATGCTGTTCATGATGCTCAACTACTTCCTGCTCGGGGCCTACAACTTCATCATCCCCCAGTACGTGGTCAACGGCCTGCAGCTGCCGGTCTATACCGCCGGTGGGGTCATGGCGCTCGGTTGGCTGTGCGGTCTGGCGCCCCTGCTGATGATCACCTCGGTGCGGCTGCGCGAGCGCTTTCCCTGGGGCGGCTTTCGCAAGTACCTGGTGGCGGGCTATCTGCTGCTGGCCGGCTACGGCTTCTGGATGGTGCGGCAGCACGCCGACGTGCCCCTCTATCAGCAACTGGTGCCGGGTCTGATGATGCATGGCACCTACCTGATCGGCACCTTCGCGGTGATCATCATGTACACCTTCATGCGCGTCGAACCGGCCTATTTCAGCCAGGCCTACCAGATCAAGAACATGACCCAGCAGCTGGTGATGCCCATGGGCATCGTCCTGTCCAACGTCTTCCTGCAGTGGCGCGACGCCTTCCATGCCTCGGTGCTCAGCGCCTCGGTCAATCCCTATGCCCAGACCTACCAGGCCTATGAGGAACGCTATCGGCAGGCCACCGGTGCCGATAGCGCCCTGGCGCAGATCTCCAGCCTGGTCACCCGCCAGAGCCAGGTGCTGGGCTATCTCGACTATTTCTGGCTGGTTGGCTGGATCGGTCTGGCGCTGGCGGTCTACATGGCCGTGCAGCGGCATTTTCGCTAG
- the lgt gene encoding prolipoprotein diacylglyceryl transferase gives MLPYPQIDPVALSLGPLKIHWYGLMYLVGIGGAWWLAKRRLNRFDPRWTSETLSDLVFWVALGVIAGGRLGYVLFYNLAEYIANPTLIFEVWKGGMSFHGGLLGVILAVWWFGKRHNKGFFELMDFIAPLVPIGLGAGRIGNFINAELWGKPTDVPWAMIFPPYSDPAQLPRHPSQLYQFALEGVALFVILWLYSRKPRPTMAVSGLFVLCYGIFRFIVEFVRVPDAQLGYLAWGWLTMGQVLCVPMVLGGIALMVYAYRRAPQPVVRAE, from the coding sequence ATGCTGCCGTATCCGCAAATAGACCCGGTGGCCCTGTCGCTGGGGCCGCTGAAGATCCACTGGTACGGCCTCATGTACCTGGTGGGCATCGGCGGTGCCTGGTGGCTGGCCAAGCGCCGGCTCAATCGCTTCGATCCGCGCTGGACCAGCGAAACCCTGTCGGATCTGGTGTTCTGGGTGGCGCTGGGGGTCATCGCCGGGGGACGGCTCGGCTATGTGCTCTTCTACAACCTGGCGGAGTACATCGCCAATCCGACGCTGATCTTCGAGGTCTGGAAGGGCGGCATGTCCTTCCACGGCGGCCTGCTCGGGGTGATCCTGGCGGTCTGGTGGTTCGGCAAGCGCCACAACAAGGGCTTCTTCGAACTGATGGATTTCATCGCGCCACTGGTGCCCATTGGCCTGGGTGCCGGTCGCATCGGCAACTTCATCAACGCCGAACTCTGGGGCAAGCCTACCGATGTGCCCTGGGCGATGATCTTCCCGCCCTACAGCGACCCGGCCCAGTTGCCGCGCCATCCCTCGCAGCTCTACCAGTTCGCCCTGGAAGGCGTGGCGCTGTTCGTGATCCTCTGGCTGTACTCGCGCAAGCCGCGGCCGACCATGGCCGTGTCCGGCCTGTTCGTACTCTGCTACGGCATCTTCCGCTTCATCGTCGAATTCGTGCGAGTGCCCGATGCCCAGCTCGGCTATCTGGCCTGGGGCTGGCTGACCATGGGCCAGGTGCTCTGCGTGCCCATGGTGCTGGGCGGTATCGCACTCATGGTCTACGCCTACCGCCGTGCGCCGCAGCCGGTCGTCCGCGCCGAATGA
- the hemE gene encoding uroporphyrinogen decarboxylase: MTALKNDRFLRALLKQPVDVTPVWMMRQAGRYLPEYRASRARAGDFMSLCKNPQFACEVTLQPLERYPLDAAILFSDILTIPDAMGQGLYFETGEGPRFRKVIDTPADIEALPIPDAESDLGYVMDAVRTIRTALDGRVPLIGFSGSPWTLATYMIEGGSSKDFRKAKAMLYDTPEAMHLLLDKLAQAVTAYLNGQIRAGAQAVQIFDTWGGNLSAAAYQEFSLAYMRKIVAGLLREHEGRRVPVILFTKNGGLWLESLADSGAEALGLDWTCDIGEARRRVGGKVALQGNMDPSVLYAKPAAIRAEVGRILESYGQGSGHVFNLGHGITPEVDPAHAGAFIEAVHELSGRYHQG; this comes from the coding sequence ATGACTGCCCTGAAGAACGACCGTTTCCTGCGTGCCCTGCTCAAGCAGCCGGTGGACGTCACCCCGGTGTGGATGATGCGCCAGGCCGGGCGCTACCTGCCCGAATACCGCGCCAGCCGGGCCCGCGCCGGTGACTTCATGAGCCTGTGCAAGAACCCGCAATTCGCCTGCGAGGTGACCCTGCAGCCGCTGGAGCGCTATCCCCTGGATGCGGCCATCCTCTTCTCCGACATCCTCACCATCCCCGATGCCATGGGTCAGGGTCTCTACTTCGAGACCGGCGAGGGCCCGCGCTTTCGCAAGGTGATTGATACCCCGGCGGACATCGAAGCCTTGCCGATTCCCGATGCCGAATCCGACCTGGGCTACGTGATGGACGCCGTGCGCACCATCCGCACGGCGCTGGACGGCCGGGTACCCCTGATCGGCTTTTCCGGCAGTCCCTGGACCCTCGCCACCTACATGATCGAAGGCGGCTCCAGCAAGGATTTCCGCAAGGCCAAGGCCATGCTCTACGACACCCCCGAGGCCATGCACCTGCTGCTGGACAAGCTGGCCCAGGCGGTCACCGCCTACCTCAACGGCCAGATCCGCGCCGGTGCTCAGGCGGTGCAGATCTTCGATACCTGGGGCGGCAACCTGTCCGCCGCGGCCTACCAGGAATTTTCCCTGGCCTATATGCGCAAGATCGTGGCCGGTCTGCTCCGCGAGCATGAAGGACGGCGCGTGCCGGTGATCCTCTTCACCAAGAATGGCGGTCTCTGGCTGGAAAGCCTGGCCGACAGCGGTGCCGAGGCCTTGGGCCTGGACTGGACCTGCGACATCGGCGAGGCGCGCCGTCGCGTCGGCGGCAAGGTCGCGCTGCAGGGCAACATGGACCCGAGCGTGCTCTATGCCAAGCCGGCGGCCATCCGTGCCGAGGTGGGGCGCATCCTGGAAAGCTACGGCCAGGGCAGCGGTCACGTCTTCAATTTGGGTCACGGCATCACTCCCGAGGTGGACCCGGCCCATGCCGGCGCCTTTATCGAAGCCGTGCACGAGTTGTCGGGACGCTACCACCAGGGCTGA
- the coaD gene encoding pantetheine-phosphate adenylyltransferase — MNRVLYPGTFDPITKGHGDLVERASRLFDEVVVAVAASPKKNPLFPLERRVELAKAVTAHLPNVEVIGFSCLLANLVEQQKATIILRGLRAVSDFEFEFQLANMNRVLAPQAESMFLTPSEHYSYLSSTLVREIAALGGDVTKFVHPTVHQALLERFAPAS, encoded by the coding sequence ATGAACCGAGTGCTATACCCCGGCACCTTCGACCCCATCACCAAGGGCCATGGCGATCTGGTGGAGCGCGCCTCGCGGCTGTTCGACGAAGTCGTGGTGGCAGTAGCCGCCAGCCCCAAGAAGAACCCCCTGTTTCCGCTGGAGCGGCGGGTAGAGCTGGCCAAGGCGGTAACCGCGCACCTGCCCAATGTCGAGGTGATCGGCTTCAGCTGCCTGCTGGCCAATCTGGTGGAACAGCAGAAGGCGACCATCATCCTGCGCGGCCTGCGCGCGGTGTCGGACTTCGAGTTCGAATTCCAGCTGGCCAACATGAACCGGGTACTGGCGCCCCAGGCGGAAAGCATGTTCCTGACCCCCTCGGAACACTATTCCTACCTGTCCTCCACCCTGGTGCGCGAGATCGCGGCCCTCGGTGGCGACGTGACCAAGTTCGTCCATCCCACCGTGCATCAGGCACTGCTGGAGCGTTTTGCGCCGGCAAGCTGA
- a CDS encoding RNA pyrophosphohydrolase produces the protein MIDADGFRPNVGIILANDAGQVLWARRINQDAWQFPQGGIDDRETPEEALYRELNEEVGLSPEDVRILACTRGWLRYRLPQRMVRTHSRPLCIGQKQKWFLLRLTAEEQRVRMDVTGKPEFDGWRWVSYWYPLGQVVTFKREVYRRALKELAPRLLA, from the coding sequence GTGATCGACGCTGATGGTTTTCGCCCCAATGTCGGCATCATTCTCGCCAACGATGCTGGCCAAGTACTGTGGGCCCGCCGTATCAACCAGGATGCCTGGCAGTTTCCCCAGGGTGGGATCGATGACCGGGAAACGCCCGAGGAGGCGCTGTACCGGGAGCTGAACGAAGAAGTGGGGCTGAGCCCCGAGGATGTCCGTATCCTGGCCTGTACCCGGGGCTGGCTGAGGTATCGACTGCCGCAGCGCATGGTGCGTACCCACAGCCGTCCGCTGTGCATCGGCCAGAAGCAGAAGTGGTTTCTGTTGCGTCTGACCGCGGAAGAGCAGCGGGTGCGGATGGATGTGACGGGCAAGCCTGAATTCGATGGCTGGCGCTGGGTAAGCTACTGGTACCCCCTGGGCCAGGTGGTGACCTTCAAGCGTGAGGTCTATCGGCGGGCGCTCAAGGAGTTGGCACCCCGCTTGCTGGCCTGA
- a CDS encoding TSUP family transporter, with product MPPPAPEVMMDLLLFLVPGVCAGLLAGLIRGSCCLIIMPVLAYRSTATELDPHIPAHLAVGTSLATSVSTSLPFVCAHHQLGAVCWRLFARMPLGSVFGSALDGLNAAAAQASIRLAVWRRPQFSTLIPVKEAPCCRIRK from the coding sequence ATGCCGCCTCCTGCGCCCGAGGTGATGATGGATCTCTTGCTCTTCCTGGTGCCTGGCGTCTGCGCCGGGTTGCTGGCCGGTCTGATCAGAGGTAGTTGCTGCCTGATCATCATGCCGGTGCTGGCCTACCGTTCTACCGCCACGGAACTCGATCCGCACATCCCTGCCCACCTGGCGGTGGGGACCTCGCTGGCCACCAGCGTCTCCACTTCGCTCCCTTTCGTCTGCGCCCATCATCAGCTCGGCGCCGTGTGCTGGCGGCTGTTCGCTCGGATGCCCCTGGGCAGCGTCTTCGGTAGCGCCCTGGATGGGTTGAACGCCGCGGCTGCTCAAGCGTCCATTCGCCTTGCTGTCTGGCGTCGGCCTCAATTTTCTACTCTGATCCCTGTCAAGGAGGCACCATGCTGCCGTATCCGCAAATAG